In Neoarius graeffei isolate fNeoGra1 chromosome 17, fNeoGra1.pri, whole genome shotgun sequence, a single window of DNA contains:
- the LOC132864534 gene encoding zona pellucida sperm-binding protein 4-like translates to MANTGFSLVVVGLFLVSSSSASLLPVKFSPQAPWLPVVPPLQPETPGQVDKCQVQDYERVPCGELGINATQCRAINCCFDGQACYYGKTVTIQCTLDGQFVVVVARDVTVPRISLDSIRLLGGNAGPCGPIDSNTAFVIYQFPVTACGTTMKVQDGYVVYENKMVCSSEVGVGRLGSITRDSHYEVYFQCKYSGVGFVALAVEHLANLDPLPVVASGPFQVELRLGKGSCVTKGCAEEQVAYTSYYSATDYPVTKVLREPVYVEVHIAGRTDPNIVLVLGSCWATASPNPYSLPQWDLLVKGCPYKDDRYLTKLIPVTGASGLAYPTHYRRFVLKMFTFVEQTSVTPLQEMLYIHCSTSVCLPTAHDSCEPMCTRGRRDVAAAEGSSPGASAIVSSGGVIFTQVEDDSLLQ, encoded by the exons ATGGCAAACACAGGGTTCAGTTTGGTGGTTGTGGGGCTTTTTCTTGTGAGCAGTTCATCTGCATCCCTGCTACCTGTGAAATTTTCTCCTCAAGCTCCTTGGCTTCCTGTAGTGCCACCTTTGCAGCCAGAGACACCTGGTCAGGTTGATAAATGCCAAGTACAAGACTATGAAAGGGTTCCTTGTGGAGAACTTGGCATAAATGCTACTCAATGCCGTGCTATAAATTGCTGTTTTGATGGCCAGGCATGCTATTATGGGAAAACAG TGACTATCCAGTGTACCCTTGATGGCCAGTTTGTGGTGGTGGTGGCTAGGGACGTAACGGTTCCCAGGATAAGCTTGGATTCCATCAGACTGTTGGGAGGAAATGCAGGACCCTGTGGTCCTATTGACTCAAATACAGCTTTTGTTATATACCAGTTTCCTGTAACAGCTTGTGGGACTACCATGAAG GTACAAGATGGCTATGTAGTCTATGAAAACAAGATGGTCTGCTCTTCTGAAGTTGGAGTTGGACGCCTTGGCTCAATTACAAGGGACTCTCACTATGa GGTTTATTTCCAGTGTAAATATTCTGGTGTTGGCTTTGTGGCTTTGGCTGTTGAGCACTTGGCCAATCTTGATCCTCTACCTGTTGTTGCTTCTGGACCATTCCAAGTAGAATTAAGACTAGGAAAAGGTTCATGTGTCACAAAGGGTTGTGCAGAAG AACAAGTAGCCTATACCTCCTACTACAGTGCTACTGACTACCCTGTGACCAAGGTTCTGAGGGAGCCTGTTTATGTTGAGGTGCACATTGCTGGGAGAACTGACCCAAATATTGTCCTGGTTTTGGGTAGCTGCTGGGCAACTGCTTCCCCTAACCCCTACAGCCTTCCCCAGTGGGACCTTCTGGTGAAGGG ATGTCCATACAAGGATGACCGCTATTTGACCAAGCTGATCCCAGTGACTGGGGCCTCTGGACTTGCATACCCTACCCATTACAGACGCTTTGTCCTGAAGATGTTCACATTTGTTGAGCAGACCTCTGTGACTCCACTGCAAGAGATG CTCTACATCCACTGCAGTACATCTGTCTGTCTTCCAACTGCACATGACTCCTGTGAACCAATGTGCACCAGAGGAA GAAGAGATGTTGCTGCAGCAGAAGGAAGTTCTCCTGGTGCATCAGCAATAGTGTCTAGTGGAGGTGTGATCTTTACCCAAGTTGAGGATGACTCTCTCTTGCAATAA